In the genome of Candidatus Aegiribacteria sp., the window AATGCAATTGGCATCTTGAAGCTGGTTTCACAGGGGGAGGCTGACATCAGGGACGGTAAGGCTAAAATCCAGGAGGAAGTGTTCAAAGAGATTGAGGCAACACTGGAAGAAAAGCCCCGGTGAGCCGGGCGTATCAAGTACTGTGGGCTGATGTCGCCAAGAATGATTTGAAGGAAATTCTTGAATATATTGCAATTGATAACCGCTTAAGTGCGTTAGAGATATTTCAAGAAATCAAACAAAGAGCATCTAGCCTTTATACCTTTCCTGAGCGTGGTCGCGTTGTACCAGAGCTTCTAGATCAAGGCATCCTTATATATCGCGAAATAGTCGTCCCACCTTGGAAAATTATATACAGAATCTCAGATAAATTCGTGTATGTGCTGTCTGTATTGGATTCAAGACGAAATGTAGAGGATATATTGCTGAAACGATTAGCATATT includes:
- a CDS encoding type II toxin-antitoxin system RelE/ParE family toxin gives rise to the protein MSRAYQVLWADVAKNDLKEILEYIAIDNRLSALEIFQEIKQRASSLYTFPERGRVVPELLDQGILIYREIVVPPWKIIYRISDKFVYVLSVLDSRRNVEDILLKRLAY